The following DNA comes from Diadema setosum chromosome 20, eeDiaSeto1, whole genome shotgun sequence.
TGGTACCGTGCTCGCTTCCCTGCCCCACAATCCCATCAGGTTGGGTCCCGCGCGATGCTCCCCGCTTTTGTCGATGTCATGGCAGCCGGCACAATGCTCCTGGAATATCAACGCTCCCTTGTCGGGGTCACCCTTAGCGGAGAGGTCATCAGATTGCGCCGCCATGTTCATACGCTGGTAACCCTGTTTATTTCTTCAAATGGAAATCAGAAAGAAAACGTCTCATTATTATAGACTCTACACTGAATACGTTCAATACAGAAAATGGGAACTACATATCCTACAGACATATCCATGTACTACGTAACCATAATTcaacttctttttttgtaattcaGACCACGCACGGCtaaaagatatttcaaaaatgCTGCAATAAGAGCTGCAGTCATCAATAAATTTCATTACCTATACAACGTGGAGTCCCACAAGGATACATAATTATTGGGACGGTTATTATTTCTagtgtgtgtaaatgatatttcaacTCATCTAAGTCACTGCAGTATATTATGTTTGCCGATGacaccatttcatttcatttcatttatttccactttcataaTTGGTTTACAAACATTGCattaaaacaaacagacagacaaacaaacaaacaaaaatacatggtgTCAAATAATGATAGTGGCGGAATCATGAGAAGCACAAAGTAGGCTTATTGAAAATGATCCCTTAAGAAATATCATGATGTAGATATGTGTAATCATtcataatcatttgtaattGAGTTGAAgcaaacataaatacaaaaatgCGATGAGATTCACAGCttgaaatcaattaaaaaaaaataaaaatcccggatacatgtacgtgtagatatgaaagaaaagaagaaaactccaTATTTAACTATTCATCAACTTGCAGCTTGATTGCATCAAAAAGATGTTGTTTATATAATCTTTTAAATTGTCTTACGGTCTTACTGATCCTGAAAAGTATATTCAAATTATTCCATAAAATAGTACTTTTATAGAATATTGATGACTGCGTACAGGATGTGCGATTTAATGGGAGATGGATATTCTGAGCATTTCtggtatcataatcatgaattgcaccaACTCGGGTTATcgagaccattcagatcctttattcGCAAAATCGAAAAcacttaatatttttttttttttgcaaaactcactctttatgtttcgcttacataatggtcagttgtcatcttcttttttttttttctatttcaagtgaacaaggacatacattcttatcccacaagaaaatctgataaatttcatttatataatcccaaaacagtgatggctctgaaatctgtcagacacaccgaacccgatgtttggaattctcttccttctgaaattcgaagtttaaagtccCTGTACTCTTTTAGGAAAGCTGTAAAAACAGTGTTGCTTCTGGATAGCAGCAattccattgtcattgttaatgtattatacacGGAATTCTTTCGCAGAAATATCGATGCATTTCATTTATTACGTAATCATGTAACCAACCATGACCTGTattaactgttcacctgtacctcggtgagaaaatattttgtcatgcatTGCTAATCAGTGAAACAGGTGATCTTACATGGtataaacctttagtgaaagcagacagacctctcctttccctttctccttacaactatcctatctctatgcaagtca
Coding sequences within:
- the LOC140243829 gene encoding cytochrome c, somatic-like codes for the protein MGNKQGYQRMNMAAQSDDLSAKGDPDKGALIFQEHCAGCHDIDKSGEHRAGPNLMGLWGREASTVPDFAFVESDEKRGIVWKDDTLFEYFEKPHIPGTKFLFRDLKGKAEDKANLIAYLKRESNPGNS